Part of the Intestinibacillus sp. Marseille-P6563 genome is shown below.
GACCGTCCAGCAGGCTTACCAGACCGCTGGTCTGAGCGCCAAGGACATCGATGTATTCGAACTGTATGACTACTACACTTCGGGCGAACTGATTTCGCTGTCGTGTGTGGAACTGTGCAAGCCCGGCGAAGAGCATACGCTGGTCGGAGACGGCACCATCGCCTTTGACGGCGCCAAGCCGGTCAACCCGTCTGGCGGCCTGATCGGCGGCGGTCATCCGCAGTCGGCAACCGGCGTGCGTATGTTCCTTGACCTGTTCAAGCAGATCACCGGCACCGCTGGCGGCTATCAGGTTCCCAAGCCGGTCAAGAACGGCCTGATGCTCAACATGGGCGGTTCGGCAACTTCCAACTACGCTTTCATCCTTGGGATGGAATGATTCCCTTATCTTTTCCATAGGAAAAGGCCCCTGGTCCCGTGGCCAGGGGCTTTTTTCCGTTTGTTTTGCTTTTTTGGTGATATTTTTGGTCAAAAAACCAAGGCGGGAAATTGTATTTTTGCTGCCCGGATGCTATAATACAATATATATGTCTTTTTCTCGAATCGCGCCGAACGGCGTGGTTTTTGTCTGTATGTTTTTTAGAAAGAACGATAAAGGAGATCGGGAATGTTCACAATCGAGCAGTATGTAAAGGTGCAAAACCTGGAAGAAGCTTACGCGCTCAATCAAAAAAAGACCGCGACCATCCTGGGCGGCTGCGGATGGCTCAAGATGGGGCATCGCCCCATTCGCACGGCCATCGACCTGTCCGGCCTGGGGCTGGACCAGATCGAAGAAAAGGATGACCATTTCCGCATCGGCTGCATGGTCACCCTGCGGCAGCTCGAAACCAGCGAGACTTTGGCCTCCTATTTTGGCGACTGCATCGCCGAGTCGGTGCGCCATATCGTAGGCGTACAGTTCCGCAATTGCGCGACCATTGGCGGCTCCATCTGGGCACGCTTCGGCTTTTCGGACCCGCTGACCCTGTTTTTGGCGCTGGGTGCTGAGGTCCAGTTGTTCCACGGCGGCGTTCTGCCCCTGTGCGATTTTGTCCAAAAACCGTATGACCGCGATATTTTGACCGCTGTGCTGCTGCCCAAGCGCAGCCAGAAGGCCTATTACCTGACCCACCGCGCAGCGGCCACCGATTTCCCGGTGCTGGCCTGCGCCGTGTGCAAAATCCCGGCCGATTTCCGCGACAACGGCTGGCGTGTCGCCATCGGTGCGCGCCCGCAGCGCGCTACGCTGCTGACCGACCCGGACGGCCTGCTCTCGGACGGCGTGACCGAAGAAAGTGCGGCTGCCTTTGCCGAATGGGCAGCCGGACAAGTTTCGTTTGCATCCAACATGCGCGGCAGCGCGGATTTCCGCCGCCATCTGTGCCGCGTACTGACCCGCCGCACGCTCACCGCGTGCGCCAAGGAGGTGTGACCCATGGCAAAAGTGCTGATTTCGTTTACCTTAAACGGCAAGAAAATCGAAGATGCGGTCGCGCCCGACCAGCCGCTGCTGGAATATGTGCGCGAAAAGGGCTGCCTGTCGGTCAAGCGCGGCTGTGAAACGTCCAACTGCGGCCTGTGCACCGTGCTGATGGACGGTAAGCCGGTGCTCTCGTGCACCGTTCTGGCTGTGCGGGCCGACGGCCACGACATCGTCACCCTGGAAGGGCTTCAGGAGCAGGCCGCCGAGATCGGCGGCTATCTGGCCGACCAGGGCGCCGAGCAGTGCGGTTTTTGTTCGCCGGGCCTTATCATGAACATCATTGCCATGACCCGCGAACTGACCGACCCGAGCGAGGATGCCATCCGGGAATACCTGGCGGGCAACCTGTGCCGCTGCACTGGCTATGTCGGCCAACTGCGTGCCATCCACGCTTATCTGAACGCAAAGAAGGAGGGCTGACCTATGAATTCCTATGTCGGCACCGGCGTGCGCAAATCGGATGCACATGCCCTGACCACCGGCCAGCCGGTCTATACCGATGACCTTGCACCCGCCGGGTGCCTGATCGTCAAGGTGCTGCGTTCCCCGCACGCCCATGCACTCATCACCGATATCAATACCAACATTGCCGCCAAGGTGCCTGGCATTGCGTGCATCCTGACCTATGAGGATGTGCCGCAGAACCGTTTCACCATGGCCGGCCAGACCTATCCCGAGCCCTCGCCCTATGACCGCCTGATTCTCGACCGCCGCGTGCGCTTTGTGGGCGACGCGGTCGCCATCGTGGCCGGTGAAACCGAGCAGGCGGTGGACAAGGCCCTTAAACTCATCAAGGTCGAATACAAGGTCCTGCCCGCCATTTTGGAAATGCGCGACGCCAAGGACAACAAAACGCTCATCCACCCGGAAGAAAGCTGGAAGTCGCTCTGCCCGGTTGGGGCGGACAATATGCGCAACCTGTGCGCTTCCGGCCAGGACGGCAACGGCGACATCGACGCCGTGCTGGCAAGCTGCGACATCGTGCTCGAGCGCACCTACCGCACCAAGCCCAACCAGCAGGCCATGATGGAAACCTTCCGCACCTATACTCAGCTGGACACCTACGGTCGTTTGAACGTCATTTCTTCGACCCAGGTGCCCTTCCATGTGCGCCGCATCCTGTCCCATGCGCTGGATATTCCCAAGTCGCGCATCCGCGTGGTCAAGCCCCGTCTGGGCGGCGGCTTTGGCGCCAAGCAGACGGTCGTGACCGAGGTGTATCCGGCCATCGTCACCCTTAAGACCGGCAAACCGGCCAAGATTATTTACAGCCGCTATGAATCCATGATCGCCTCTTCCCCGCGCCACGCCATGGAACTGACCGTGCGTCTGGGCGCGATGAAGGACGGCACCATCCGCGGCATTGACCTCTATACCCTGTCCAATACAGGCGCTTTTGGCGAACACGGCCCCACAACCGTGGGCCTGTCCGGCCATAAGCCCATCCCGATGTACGGCAAGCAGGAGGCGTTCCGCTTCCGCTGGGATGTTGTCTATACCAACACCATGTCGGCGGGCGCATACCGCGGCTACGGCGCAACCCAGGGCATTTTCGCCATTGAATCCACGGTCAACGAACTGGCCGACATGCTGGGCATGGACCCGGCCGTCCTGCGTGAAAACAACATCATCCACGAAGGCGACGTGATGCCCGCCTACTACGGCGAAACGGCCACCTCGTGTGCGCTCGACCGCTGCGTCGCCCGCGTCAAGCAGATGATCGACTGGGAGAACAAACTCGAACCCACCGTACTGCCGAACGGCAAAATCCGCGCGGTCGGCATGGCGATGGCCATGCAGGGCTCGGGCATTTCGGGGGTCGATGTTGGCTCGGTGACCCTCCGCATGGCCGATGACGGCGATTATAATATGCTGCTCGGCTGCACCGATATGGGCACCGGCTGCGACACCATTTTGGCGCAGATGGCGGCCGATTGCCTGGACTGCAAGATGGAGGACATCGCGGTCTATGCCTCGGATACCGATGTATCGCCCTATGACTCGGGCTCCTATGCGTCGGCGACCACCTACGTCACCGGCATGGCCTGCGTCAAGGCCTGTGACGAACTGCGCGGCAAGATTTTGGATACCGGCGCGCAGATGCTCGGCCTTTCGGTCGAAGAAGTCGAGTTTGATGGTGATAAGGTCTATGCAGTGGCTAACCCCGAACGGTTTGTCACCCGCAAGGATGTTGCCTACAAGGGCCAGTGCGGCAGCAACAACGAACTGGCTGCAACGGTCAGCCATTCCTCGCCCACCTCGCCCCCGCCGTTCATGGCGGGCGCAGCGGAAATCGAACTGGACCCCGAGACCGGCAAGGTCGATTTGGTCGATTACTGTGCCTGTGTCGACTGCGGCACGCCCATCAACCCCAACCTCGCGCGGGTACAGACCGAAGGCGGTCTGGTGCAGGGCATTGGCATGGCGCTGTACGAAGATGTCATCTATGACGCCAAGGGCATCAACTATTCCAACTCGTTTATGCAGTATAAAATCCCGTCCCGATTGGACATCGGCAAGGTGCGGGTAGAATTTGAAAGCAGTTATGAACCTTCTGGTCCGTTCGGCGCCAAGTCGATCGGCGAAGTGGTCATCAATACCCCGGCCCCGGCCATTGCGGCGGCGGTCGCGCGTGCCAGCGGCGTACGCATTCGGGAACTGCCCATCACGGCTGAGAAAATCGTCATGGGCATGCAGAAATAACAAAAAGCCCTCGGAATCTGAGATTCCGAGGGCTTTTACGTTTCGGTCAAGCCTTTTCAAAGGCTTGCGCATACAAGGGCAGAGCCCCGCTTTATTTTACCGCGATCATTTCCACTTCGACCTTGGCGCCCTTGGGCAGGCCAGCGACCTGGAAGCACGAACGTGCCGGTGCATTTTCGGGGAAATATTTGCCGTATGCTGCATTGAATGCCGCAAAGTCGCTCAGGTCTGCCAGGAAGCAGGTGGTCTTGACCACATGGTCGAAGCCAACGCCTGCCTCGGCCAGCACGGCCTTGAGGTTCTGCATGACGCGCTCGGTCTGCTCCTCGATGGTGGTGCCGACCAGCTCACCGGTTTCCGGATGGAGCGGAATCTGGCCCGAAGTGAAGATCATGCCATTCGCTTCGGTCGCCTGGGAGTAGGGACCAATGGCCGCCGGGGCCAGAATGCTGGAAATTACCTTTTTCATGGGGAATTCTCTCCTTTTTCTAACGGCTTAGCCGTGAATCTTCTTCATACGCTGCTGGTTGGACAGAATCTTCTTGCGCATGCGCAGGCTCTTGGGCGTCACTTCGAGCAGTTCATCGTCGCCGATAAACTCGAGCGCTGCCTCAATGGACATCTGGCGCGGCGGAATCAGGCGCAGCGCATCGTCCGAACCCGAAGCACGGGTGTTGGTCAGCTGCTTTTTCTTGCAGACATTGACCGCGATATCGTCATCCTTGGGCGTGCAGCCGATGATCATGCCTTCGTATACGTTGGTGCCTGCTCCGATGAACAGCGTGCCGCGTTCCTGGGCGTTGTACAGGCCGTAGGTGACCGCTTCGCCGGTTTCAAAGGCAATCAGGGCGCCCAGGTTGCGCTTCTGAATCTCGCCCTTGTACGGCTGGTATTCATAAAAGACCGAGCTCATGACGCCCTCACCCTTGGTGTCGGTGAGGAACTCGCTGCGGTAGCCGAACAGGCCGCGCGCCGGAATCAGGAATTCCACGCGCATGCGGTCGCCCTTGGGGTTCATGGTGACCAGTTCGCCCTTACGCGAACCCATCTTTTCCATGACCGAGCCGAGCGAATCCTGCGGCACGTCGGCGATCATGCGCTCGATCGGTTCGCACTTGACGCCGTCGATTTCCTTCATCATGGCCTTGGGCGCGCCGACCTGGAACTCATAGCCCTCACGGCGCAGGTTTTCGATGAGGATGGACAGGTGCATCTCACCGCGGCCAGCGACACGGAAGGAATCGGTCGTGTCGGTTTCGCTCACGCGCAGGGAAACGTCCTTGAGCAGTTCCTTAAACAGACGGTCACGCAGATGGCGGGAGGTAACAAACTTGCCTTCCTTGCCCGCAAACGGCGAATCGTTAACCGAGAAGGTCATCTCGACCGTGGGCTCGGAAATCTTGACAAAGGGCAGCGGCTCGGGCTCATTGTACATACACAGCGTTTCACCAATGGTGATGTTTTCAATGCCCGAGAAGCAAACGATTTCGCCTGCCTTGACTTCTTCGACCGGGGTACGCACCAGACCTTCGATGGTGTAGAGCGATACGATCTTGGCGCTGTACGGCTTCACATTCTGATGGTAGTCGCATACGGTCACCGGCTGGCCGACCTTGAGGCTACCGCGCTCGATGCGGCCAATGCCGATACGGCCGACGTAATCGTTGTAGTCAATCGAGGACACGAGCATCTGGGTGTTGCCTTCGGTGTCCACGTGCGGCGCCGGGATGTGCTCCAAAATCTGCTCGAACAGGGGCACGAGGTCAGAACCCGGCTTGTTCGGGGACATGGATGCCGTGCCGTCACGGCCCGAGCAGTAGATGATCGGGCTGTCCAGCTGTTCGTCTGTCGCGTCCAGGGTGAGCAGCAGTTCGAGAACTTCGTCGCCTACTTCGTTCAGACGCGCGTCCGGACGGTCGATCTTGTTGATGACAATGATGATCTTATGGCCGAACTCGAGTGCCTTTTGCAGCACGAAACGGGTCTGCGGCATGGGGCCTTCGGCCGCATCGACCAGCAGGATAACGCCGTCCACCATTTTCAGGATACGTTCAACCTCGCCCGAGAAGTCGGCATGGCCCGGGGTATCGACAATATTGATCTTGGTATCTTTATAATGGATGGATGTATTCTTAGCCAAAATGGTGATGCCGCGCTCGCGCTCGATGTCGTTCGAGTCCATGACGCGTTCCTCGACCACCTGGTTTTCGCGGAAGGTGCCCGCCTGCTTAAGCATCTGGTCGACCAGCGTGGTCTTGCCGTGGTCGACGTGTGCGATGATTGCAATATTTCTTAAATCATTCCGAACCATAATGCCTCCTAAGATAGACAAAAAACATCATTTCTATTCGTATTTTATTATATCCTGTCACCCTAGGGATTTCCACATGCGGATGTATAAAATTTTACGCAGAGCGCACACAAAAAACTGTGCGATTTTTTGAAGTTTTTTTAAATTAGTGCTTGACTTTCTCGGGAAGATTCGATATAATAATCTTCGTCAGCGAGAGAGCCGACAAGATACAGCCGGATTGTGTAAAGGTAGCACGACAGACTCTGACTCTGTTTGTGAGGGTTCGAATCCTTCTCCGGCTGCCAGCAAACAAGCTACACGAATGTGTAGCTTGTTTTTTTATGTTTATCCGTCAAAGGCCGCACCAACCGGTGCGGTCTTTTTTTATTTAAATCAAATGATACGCCCGGCGCACCGCGCCTTCGGGCAGGCCGGTCTGGCGCATGATGCTGGCCACGTCGGCGCCATCCTCGGGCAAAGTGCCAGCCAGCAGCAGCGTCGCGGCAAACAGGTCGGCCTCCTGTTCCATCCGGCTGTCGGCATCGCCCAGCAGCAGCGAGTTGATCTGTCCATGCAGCACCGCATGCCCCAGTTCGTGGCCGCAGACCGCCCGGCGGCGGCAGGCTGGCAACCGGTCGGCCAGATAAATGATCGGGTGCTCCCGGAAGCAATGGTAAAACCCTTCTACCGTTTCGGGCAGGTCGCACTGGATGACCAGCACCCCCATTTTTTCGGCCAGCCGTTCGGGGTCATGCTCCCCGTAATCGGCCATCAGGCGATGGGCTTCCCGCTCGGCGCGCGTCATGGCAGTTCATCCTCTTTGCTCTCGCGCAGCGTCAGCTCAGCACCCAGGCGCATGGCGCGCACGATTTTTTCAATGTCCCCGGCATCCAGCGGCTGCCCATGGAACATCAGACCTTCCTGGTTTTTGAGCTGCCGGTGGAATGCCGCCAGCAGGTCATCCAGATCGCCGCCTGCCGCCGGGGTTTCGGGCTGCTCCCGCGCGAGCAGCCAGTCGACGCTCACCCCGAATAATTCACTGATCTTGAGCAGCAGTTCATAGGGCGGCTCCCGCCTGCCCTGCTCATACATCCCCACCGCGCTTTTGGAGATGCCCAGCCGCGCCGCCAGGTCGCCTTGTGTCATGCGCGCACCGGTGCGCAGTCTGCGAATCTGTTCACCCAACATGACGCTCCCTCCTTTTGGATTTAGGATACCACACATTTCGTGTAAACACAAGAAAATTTTTGGCAAACTTTGCTTGACAAAACACATTTCGTGTTCTATTATGAGAACCACACAAAAGGAGTTCGCAAATCACACGAAACGTGTTTTTCAAAAGGAGGAATTGACCATGACCCAAACGTTCCACTCGCTGGACGCAATGGCCACCGAATACCGCGCCAATGCCGCCCTGCTCGAACTGCGGCTGATGCAGCTCAAACACCAGCTTAAGCACACCCAGGGCCTGGAACTGCGCCGCCGTCTCAAGCACCGCATCGGCATGCTGCACGTGCTCATCAACGAAGCGCGCGGCACGGGCTATTACCTGGAACATTATTACGAGGAGCGTGAGAGCGCATGCTGACCGATTATGCAGCCGACCGCGCGGCCATGCGCGAATACCTTCAATCGTTGGGCGGCGACAACAGCGCTTGGCGCGCCGCCTTCCGGGACGCTTTTTTCCGCGCCATGCGCGACACGCTGACCGAGCGGCAGTATCAAGCCCTGTGCATGCACTATCTGGACGGCAAGAGCCAAAAGCAGATTGCCGCGCTGTGGGGCGTTTCCCCGTCGGCCGTCTGCCGGCACCTGAAAAAGGCGCGTCGCCGACTGGCCATTATGTTATCGTACAATCTGGAATTTCAGGCGCATTAAAAAGGGCGGGAACCATCGTTCCCGCCCTTTTGTCTTATCCAATGCTTTCTTTGCGTTCGCGCCCTTCGCGCAGCAGGTTGCACAGCCGTTCCTCCTGCCCGTTCGCGATAGCATCGCGGTAGTCGGTCAGGTGACGGATGATCTCATCGATCTCCTGCACGAGCGGCTCGGCGTTGCGCAAAAACAATTCGGTCCACATCTGTTCGTTGAGCTTGGCCACACGGGTCAAATCCTTGTAGCTGCCCGCCGAATAGCCGTTGTGGCGCAGCGCCTCCGGGCTTTTGATGTACGCGCTCGACACCACGTGCGCCAGCTGCGACGTGAAGGCGATCATGTGGTCGTGCTGCTCAGCCGAGCAGCGCACCACGCGCGCAAAGCCCAGGCCCATAAAGAACCCGTCCATCTCATCGACCGCCCACAGCGGGCTGGACGCATTGGGCACCAGAATCATGCTCGCGTCCCGGAACAGGTCGGCATCGGCGAAGGCATAACCGGAAAATTCCTTACCGGCCATGGGATGCCCACCGATAAAATGCACGCCCGCCTGCACGGCTGCTTGCTCCAAATGGTCCTGCATGAAACGCTTGACACCCACCAAGTCGACGATGATGGCGCCCTTCTTCATGCGCGGCATGTGTTCCAGCAGGAAATCCACCGTCGATTGCGGATACAGGCTGATGATGAGATAATCGGCGTTTGCAATCTCATTTTCTCCGGCTAGGCCGTCGAGCACGCCGTCCTGCACGGCCTGCTCAGCGACTGCGCGAGTACGGTTCCAGCCATACACAGCGCAGTCGGTATATTTGTGGATGGCCATGGCCATGGAACCACCCATCAGGCCCAGGCCGACGATCACTACATTCTTTTTCATCGATGGTCCTCCTTGTATCGCGTATACAGCCGCCAGGGCAGCAGCACAAACCAGATCACGAGCGCCCCTGCGGTATTGAGCAGCAGGTCGTCGATGTCACAGCTGCCCGTGTGGGTGACATACTGCACCAGTTCCACCGCGCCCACCATCAGCAAAATGGTCATCCAGAACACCAGCAGGTTGCGCTGGCTGCGGAACAAGCTGGGCAGGAAAAAGCCCATGGGGGCAAACGCCACTAGATTGCCCACCAGATTGATGACGACAAATTTCAGGTGAATATTGCCCAGTTCATAGGCGCGCAGATAGTTGCGGATGGTGTGCAGCGGCTCCATATTCACGCCGCCGGGTGCGCTGTCGCGCCCAAAAGCCGCGTCAAAAAACAAAAGATTGGCCAGCACCCACAGATAATACAAAAACAAAAGCCCCATCCAGACCTTGCGCCGGGTACGGCTTTCAAAGGGATGGATGGTCAGCGTCAGCAGCAGGCAGAAGCAGGCCGCCAGCGCGATCTTTAAAAACGGATCGATAAGGAACCGTCCGGAGTGCTCGGCATAGATGTTGAACCCCAGGAACACGGCGCATAAAATGCCCCAGATCCAAGTTGACAGACTTTTCAAAAAATCACCTTTCTCATGGAATGGCTCCGTTAGCCATTATAGCACGGCAAGCCTGATTTTCCCATGGTTTTTTGGCCCGATCTGTAAAAAAGTCTGCCTATCGGGCCAAGGCGATGTCTTTGATGACCTCTCCGGCCAGAATCATGCCCGCCACCGGCGGGACAAACGAGATGCTGGCCGGGACCGGCCGGCCGGCAGTCCCCTTGCGGTCGCCCTCCGCCAGGGCATACCGTTCGGGCGGGATGCGCTGGGGCTCTTCCTTGGAATAGACCACTTTGAGCCGCTTGACGCCCCGGGCTTTCAGTTCGCGCCGCATGACACGGGCCAAAGGGCAGACCGAAGTTTGGTAAATGTCCGCCACTTCAAAGCGGGTGGGATCGAGTTTGTTGCCCGTCCCCATGCTGGAAATCAGCGGGACCCCCAGCCGGAAGCACTGCTCGGCCAAATACAGCTTGGACGATACGGTGTCGATCGCGTCGAGCACATAGGTGAACCCGGTCAAATCCAGGTCGGTTTCGGGGGTGAAAAACAGGTCGAGCGGCGTTACGCGGCAAGCAGGGTTGATATCGCGCACCCGCGCAGCCATCACGGCGGTTTTGGACTGACCGGTCGTCGACGCGAGGGCGATGAATTGCCGGTTGCGATTGGTGATCGAAACCGTATCGCTGTCGATGAGGGTCAGGGCGCCCACCCCGGCACGCGCCAGGGCTTCGGTCGCGGCCGCACCGACACCACCTACCCCAAACACGGCCACATGAGCAGCAGCCAAACGGTCCATCCCCTCCTGCCCGAGCAGCAGCGCGGTACGGGAAAATTCATGCAGCATAGGTGAAACCTCCGAAACATACAAAAATCGCCAGCGCTCCTTGGGCGCATGGCAGCCAAACAGACGGTCTTAGTGTATCACAGGGGACTGTACTTGTCCAGCGAACAAAAACGGTTTTCATCGCCACCAAACCGCGAAAAGCGACGTTTCGGGCTTGTTTTTGAACCCTCAACATGGTATCATGAAAATGTGGAACAGGAGGATGGACATGAAAGTATCCACCAAAGGGCGGTATGCACTTCGGCTGATGATCGATCTGGCCGAGCATGGCCGCGGTGATTTTATCCCATTAAAAGAGGTATCGGCCCGTCAGGGCGTTTCGGTCAAATATCTGGAGCAGATCGTCAATCAGCTCAGCCGTGCCGGGCTGCTGCAATCGGTGCGTGGCGCACAGGGCGGCTATCGTCTGGCCAAGTCTGCCACCGAATATACGGCTGGCGAGATTTTGCGCGTCACCGAAGGCGGCTTGGCACCCATCGCCTGCTTAGACCAGGCAGCCGAAGTCTGTCCACGCAATGAACACTGCTCAACCCTGGACTTTTGGACCGGTCTTGCCGATGTGATCGACCGCTATGTCGATTCGGTGACCCTGGCTGATCTGGTGACCGATCATCAGAAAAAAATGGGCGATATGCCTGCAAAATAAAAAAAGGATGGAACACAACATGCTTTCTGCTGCAAAAAAAGAATTCATTGAATTTATGATGTCGGCTGATGTGCTGCGGTTTGGCAGCTTTGTCACTAAATCCGGCCGTCAGACGCCGTATTTCGTCAATACCGGCAACTATAAAACCGGCCTGCAAAACTCGCGTCTGGGCGAATTTTACGCCGCTGCGGTCAAAGAAGCTGTGGGCGCAGATTTTGATGCGATGTTTGGCCCGGCCTATAAGGGTATCCCGCTCGCAACCTCGGTGGCAGGCGCTCTGGCGCGTGTTTATGGCATTGATAAGCCGTTCTTCTTCAACCGCAAGGAAGCCAAGGACCACGGCGAAGGCGGTAATATCGTCGGCTACAAGCCCAAGGACGGCGACCGTGTGATCATCATTGAAGATGTTATCACGGCGGGTACCGCAATCCGGGAAACCATGCCGGTTTTGCAGAGTTGTGCCGATGTAAAGGTGACCGATATGTTTATCTCGGTCAACCGCTGTGAAGTTGGTCAGACCCCGGGCAAGACCGCTGTCATGGAAGTTGGCGAGGAATTCGGCATTCAGGTGCATGCCCTGATCACCGTACAGGACATTTACGAATACCTGAAAGAGCAAGGCACCTATGGTGATATCTTAGGTCAGATGGAAGCCTATATGGCGCAGTACTGCGTTTTCTAAAAATAAAAAGGACCACCGTTTCAAACGAGTTTCTTTGGGAACGGTGGTTTTTTATGTCTCAATTTGTTCGGGATTTCTCGAATTCGT
Proteins encoded:
- a CDS encoding FAD binding domain-containing protein, which gives rise to MFTIEQYVKVQNLEEAYALNQKKTATILGGCGWLKMGHRPIRTAIDLSGLGLDQIEEKDDHFRIGCMVTLRQLETSETLASYFGDCIAESVRHIVGVQFRNCATIGGSIWARFGFSDPLTLFLALGAEVQLFHGGVLPLCDFVQKPYDRDILTAVLLPKRSQKAYYLTHRAAATDFPVLACAVCKIPADFRDNGWRVAIGARPQRATLLTDPDGLLSDGVTEESAAAFAEWAAGQVSFASNMRGSADFRRHLCRVLTRRTLTACAKEV
- a CDS encoding (2Fe-2S)-binding protein, which gives rise to MLISFTLNGKKIEDAVAPDQPLLEYVREKGCLSVKRGCETSNCGLCTVLMDGKPVLSCTVLAVRADGHDIVTLEGLQEQAAEIGGYLADQGAEQCGFCSPGLIMNIIAMTRELTDPSEDAIREYLAGNLCRCTGYVGQLRAIHAYLNAKKEG
- a CDS encoding xanthine dehydrogenase family protein molybdopterin-binding subunit, which produces MNSYVGTGVRKSDAHALTTGQPVYTDDLAPAGCLIVKVLRSPHAHALITDINTNIAAKVPGIACILTYEDVPQNRFTMAGQTYPEPSPYDRLILDRRVRFVGDAVAIVAGETEQAVDKALKLIKVEYKVLPAILEMRDAKDNKTLIHPEESWKSLCPVGADNMRNLCASGQDGNGDIDAVLASCDIVLERTYRTKPNQQAMMETFRTYTQLDTYGRLNVISSTQVPFHVRRILSHALDIPKSRIRVVKPRLGGGFGAKQTVVTEVYPAIVTLKTGKPAKIIYSRYESMIASSPRHAMELTVRLGAMKDGTIRGIDLYTLSNTGAFGEHGPTTVGLSGHKPIPMYGKQEAFRFRWDVVYTNTMSAGAYRGYGATQGIFAIESTVNELADMLGMDPAVLRENNIIHEGDVMPAYYGETATSCALDRCVARVKQMIDWENKLEPTVLPNGKIRAVGMAMAMQGSGISGVDVGSVTLRMADDGDYNMLLGCTDMGTGCDTILAQMAADCLDCKMEDIAVYASDTDVSPYDSGSYASATTYVTGMACVKACDELRGKILDTGAQMLGLSVEEVEFDGDKVYAVANPERFVTRKDVAYKGQCGSNNELAATVSHSSPTSPPPFMAGAAEIELDPETGKVDLVDYCACVDCGTPINPNLARVQTEGGLVQGIGMALYEDVIYDAKGINYSNSFMQYKIPSRLDIGKVRVEFESSYEPSGPFGAKSIGEVVINTPAPAIAAAVARASGVRIRELPITAEKIVMGMQK
- a CDS encoding RidA family protein, translating into MKKVISSILAPAAIGPYSQATEANGMIFTSGQIPLHPETGELVGTTIEEQTERVMQNLKAVLAEAGVGFDHVVKTTCFLADLSDFAAFNAAYGKYFPENAPARSCFQVAGLPKGAKVEVEMIAVK
- the typA gene encoding translational GTPase TypA, with translation MVRNDLRNIAIIAHVDHGKTTLVDQMLKQAGTFRENQVVEERVMDSNDIERERGITILAKNTSIHYKDTKINIVDTPGHADFSGEVERILKMVDGVILLVDAAEGPMPQTRFVLQKALEFGHKIIIVINKIDRPDARLNEVGDEVLELLLTLDATDEQLDSPIIYCSGRDGTASMSPNKPGSDLVPLFEQILEHIPAPHVDTEGNTQMLVSSIDYNDYVGRIGIGRIERGSLKVGQPVTVCDYHQNVKPYSAKIVSLYTIEGLVRTPVEEVKAGEIVCFSGIENITIGETLCMYNEPEPLPFVKISEPTVEMTFSVNDSPFAGKEGKFVTSRHLRDRLFKELLKDVSLRVSETDTTDSFRVAGRGEMHLSILIENLRREGYEFQVGAPKAMMKEIDGVKCEPIERMIADVPQDSLGSVMEKMGSRKGELVTMNPKGDRMRVEFLIPARGLFGYRSEFLTDTKGEGVMSSVFYEYQPYKGEIQKRNLGALIAFETGEAVTYGLYNAQERGTLFIGAGTNVYEGMIIGCTPKDDDIAVNVCKKKQLTNTRASGSDDALRLIPPRQMSIEAALEFIGDDELLEVTPKSLRMRKKILSNQQRMKKIHG
- a CDS encoding ImmA/IrrE family metallo-endopeptidase, giving the protein MTRAEREAHRLMADYGEHDPERLAEKMGVLVIQCDLPETVEGFYHCFREHPIIYLADRLPACRRRAVCGHELGHAVLHGQINSLLLGDADSRMEQEADLFAATLLLAGTLPEDGADVASIMRQTGLPEGAVRRAYHLI
- a CDS encoding helix-turn-helix domain-containing protein; this encodes MLGEQIRRLRTGARMTQGDLAARLGISKSAVGMYEQGRREPPYELLLKISELFGVSVDWLLAREQPETPAAGGDLDDLLAAFHRQLKNQEGLMFHGQPLDAGDIEKIVRAMRLGAELTLRESKEDELP
- a CDS encoding sigma-70 family RNA polymerase sigma factor; its protein translation is MLTDYAADRAAMREYLQSLGGDNSAWRAAFRDAFFRAMRDTLTERQYQALCMHYLDGKSQKQIAALWGVSPSAVCRHLKKARRRLAIMLSYNLEFQAH
- a CDS encoding prephenate dehydrogenase produces the protein MKKNVVIVGLGLMGGSMAMAIHKYTDCAVYGWNRTRAVAEQAVQDGVLDGLAGENEIANADYLIISLYPQSTVDFLLEHMPRMKKGAIIVDLVGVKRFMQDHLEQAAVQAGVHFIGGHPMAGKEFSGYAFADADLFRDASMILVPNASSPLWAVDEMDGFFMGLGFARVVRCSAEQHDHMIAFTSQLAHVVSSAYIKSPEALRHNGYSAGSYKDLTRVAKLNEQMWTELFLRNAEPLVQEIDEIIRHLTDYRDAIANGQEERLCNLLREGRERKESIG
- a CDS encoding VanZ family protein, with product MKSLSTWIWGILCAVFLGFNIYAEHSGRFLIDPFLKIALAACFCLLLTLTIHPFESRTRRKVWMGLLFLYYLWVLANLLFFDAAFGRDSAPGGVNMEPLHTIRNYLRAYELGNIHLKFVVINLVGNLVAFAPMGFFLPSLFRSQRNLLVFWMTILLMVGAVELVQYVTHTGSCDIDDLLLNTAGALVIWFVLLPWRLYTRYKEDHR
- a CDS encoding tRNA threonylcarbamoyladenosine dehydratase produces the protein MLHEFSRTALLLGQEGMDRLAAAHVAVFGVGGVGAAATEALARAGVGALTLIDSDTVSITNRNRQFIALASTTGQSKTAVMAARVRDINPACRVTPLDLFFTPETDLDLTGFTYVLDAIDTVSSKLYLAEQCFRLGVPLISSMGTGNKLDPTRFEVADIYQTSVCPLARVMRRELKARGVKRLKVVYSKEEPQRIPPERYALAEGDRKGTAGRPVPASISFVPPVAGMILAGEVIKDIALAR
- a CDS encoding RrF2 family transcriptional regulator codes for the protein MKVSTKGRYALRLMIDLAEHGRGDFIPLKEVSARQGVSVKYLEQIVNQLSRAGLLQSVRGAQGGYRLAKSATEYTAGEILRVTEGGLAPIACLDQAAEVCPRNEHCSTLDFWTGLADVIDRYVDSVTLADLVTDHQKKMGDMPAK